A genomic window from Triticum urartu cultivar G1812 chromosome 7, Tu2.1, whole genome shotgun sequence includes:
- the LOC125526001 gene encoding DExH-box ATP-dependent RNA helicase DExH9-like, whose protein sequence is MEASLKRKAADAPADGPDPPLKAPRADAAPLLPAAAERVACLHDVSYPEGYDASASGPRVVAGGGEGAAPAKTFPFPLDPFQSEAIRCLDNGESVMVSAHTSAGKTVVALYAIAMSLRNQQRVIYTSPIKALSNQKYREFKEEFSDVGLMTGDVTIEPNASCLVMTTEIWRSMQYKGSEVMREVAWVIFDEVHYMRDRERGVVWEESIVMAPKNSRFVFLSATVPNAKEFADWVAKVHKQPCHIVYTDYRPTPLQHYVFPAGGDGLYLVVDENGKFREDSFQKSLNVLAPATGSDKKRENGKRQKGLVSAGKTNEESDIFKMVKMIIQRQYDPVILFSFSKRECEFLAMQMAKMDLNGDDEKVNIETIFWSAMDLLSDDDKKLPQVSNMLPLLKRGIGVHHSGLLPILKEVIEILFQEGLIKCLFATETFSIGLNMPAKTVVFTNVRKFDGDRFRWLSSGEYIQMSGRAGRRGIDLRGICILMVDEKMEPSTAKMMLKGGADSLNSAFHLSYNMLLNQLRSEDGDPEKLLRHSFYQFQADRVLPDLEKQVRELEIERSSMVIEDEESVKDYYDLLQQYRTLKKDVRDIVLSPKYVLPFLQSGRLVRVQYSTDGSTFSIDENVSWGIIINFEKVKTNAEERRPEDCDYTVDVLTRCSVIKDISGKKTMKVIPLKSRGEPVVISLPLSQIDGLSSVRMYIPKDLLPVEARENTLRKVDEVLSRFAKDGVPLLDPEEDMEVKSSSYRKAARRIEALESLFEKHDIRNAPHIQQKLKLLHAKQEIKAKIKSIKKTMRASTALAFKDELKARKRVLRRLGYITSEDVVEIKGKVACEISSADELTLTELMFSGTLKDATVEQMVALLSCFVWQEKLQDAPKPREELDLLFYQLQETARRVANLQLECKIQIDVESFVNSFRPDVMEAVYSWARGSKFHQIMEMTQVFEGSLIRAIRRLEEVLQQLILASQSIGETQLEAKLEEAVSKIKRDIVFAASLYL, encoded by the exons aTGGAGGCCAGCCTCAAGCGCAAGGCCGCGGACGCCCCCGCCGACGGGCCCGACCCCCCTCTCAAGGCGCCGCGCGCGGACGCCGCTCCCCTGCTGCCGGCCGCCGCCGAGCGCGTCGCCTGCCTGCACGACGTCTCCTACCCCGAGGGATACGACGCGTCCGCCTCCGGCCCGCGTGTCgtcgcgggcggcggcgagggcgcgGCCCCGGCCAAGACGTTCCCCTTCCCGCTCGACCCCTTCCAGTCCGAGGCCATCCGCTGCCTCGACAACGGCGAGTCCGTCATG GTTTCGGCGCACACGTCGGCGGGGAAGACGGTGGTGGCGCTGTACGCGATAGCCATGTCCCTGCGCAACCAGCAGCGGGTCATCTACACCTCGCCCATCAAGGCCCTCAGCAACCAGAAGTACAGGGAGTTCAAGGAGGAGTTCTCCGACGTCGGCCTCATGACCGGGGACGTCACCATCGAGCCAAACGCATCTTGCTTG GTCATGACCACGGAGATTTGGCGCAGCATGCAGTACAAGGGGTCCGAGGTGATGAGGGAAGTCGCTTGGGTTATCTTCGATGAGGTGCATTACATGCGTGACAGGGAGAGGGGAGTGGTGTGGGAGGAGAGTATTGTGATGGCTCCCAAAAACTCGCGGTTTGTGTTCCTCTCGGCAACTGTACCTAATGCCAAGGAGTTTGCTGATTGGGTTGCCAAG GTACATAAGCAACCTTGTCATATAGTATACACCGACTACCGACCTACACCTCTCCAGCATTATGTATTTCCTGCTGGAGGTGATGGCCTATACCTGGTCGTTGATGAAAACGGCAAGTTCAGAGAGGACAGTTTTCAGAAATCTCTGAATGTCCTTGCCCCTGCTACTGGCAGTGACAAGAAGAGGGAAAACGGGAAGCGGCAAAAGGGCCTCGTCTCGGCAGGCAAAACTAACGAAGAAAGTGACATATTCAAGATGGTGAAAATGATAATTCAGCGTCAATATGACCCTGTGATACTTTTCAGCTTTAGCAAAAGAGAGTGTGAATTTCTTGCTATGCAG ATGGCCAAGATGGACTTGAATGGAGATGATGAGAAAGTGAACATTGAAACCATTTTTTGGAGTGCCATGGATTTGCTTTCAGATGATGACAAAAAGCTTCCCCAGGTTTCAAATATGCTTCCCTTATTGAAACGTGGCATTGGAGTGCATCATTCTGGTCTGTTGCCCATTTTAAAGGAAGTGATTGAGATACTTTTCCAAGAGGGCCTCATCAAG TGTCTGTTTGCCACAGAGACATTCAGTATTGGATTGAACATGCCTGCAAAGACTGTTGTGTTTACCAATGTACGTAAGTTTGACGGAGATAGGTTCAGATGGTTGTCAAGTGGAGAGTACATTCAGATGAGCGGCCGTGCTGGTCGTCGAGGTATTGATCTGCGTGGTATCTGCATATTGATGGTAGATGAGAAAATGGAACCCTCAACTGCCAAAATGATGCTGAAAGGAGGTGCTGATAGTTTGAACAG TGCCTTTCATTTGAGCTACAACATGTTGTTGAATCAACTGCGCTCTGAGGATGGTGACCCGGAAAAGCTTCTTCGGCATTCATTCTACCAATTTCAAGCAGATAGAGTTCTCCCTGATCTCGAG AAGCAAGTCAGGGAACTGGAAATAGAAAGAAGTTCCATGGTTATTGAAGACGAGGAGAGCGTGAAGGACTACTATGATCTCTTACAGCAGTACAGAACTTTAAAGAAGGATGTCCGTGATATTGTACTTTCGCCAAAATATGTTCTGCCTTTCTTGCAATCCGGAAGGCTTGTTCGTGTTCAATACAGTACAGATGGGTCCACCTTCTCTATTGACGAAAATGTGTCGTGGGGAATTATAATAAATTTTGAGAAGGTGAAAACCAATGCTGAAG AAAGAAGACCCGAGGATTGTGATTACACTGTTGATGTCCTCACCAGATGTTCTGTAATCAAGGACATAAGTGGAAAGAAGACAATGAAGGTTATTCCTCTCAAATCCCGTGGAGAACCGGTTGTTATTTCATTGCCACTTTCTCAG ATTGATGGACTAAGTAGCGTTCGGATGTACATACCCAAGGATCTTTTGCCTGTAGAAGCTCGAGAAAACACATTGAGGAAAGTTGACGAAGTGCTTTCAAGGTTTGCTAAAGATGGGGTTCCTCTCTTGGATCCAGAAGAAGATATGGAA GTAAAATCTAGCTCCTACCGGAAAGCTGCCAGAAGAATAGAAGCTCTTGAGAGCTTATTTGAGAAGCATGACATTCGTAATGCTCCCCATATCCAACAGAAGCTGAAGCTCTTGCATGCTAAGCAAGAAATAAAAGCCAAAATAAAGTCCATAAAGAAAACAATGCGGGCCTCGACTGCTCTAGCCTTTAAGGACGAGCTCAAGGCACGAAAACGAGTTCTTCGTAGGCTGGG ATATATCACCAGTGAGGATGTAGTCGAAATAAAGGGCAAAGTGGCATGTGAGATCAGCTCAGCTGACGAACTGACATTGACCGAGCTTATGTTCAGTGGTACTTTGAAGGATGCTACTGTGGAGCAGATGGTGGCCCTGCTTTCTTGCTTTGTTTGGCAGGAAAAGCTTCAGGATGCCCCAAAGCCAAGGGAGGAGCTCGACCTGCTCTTCTACCAGTTGCAAGAGACGGCGCGAAGGGTCGCGAACCTCCAGCTTGAATGCAAG ATCCAGATCGATGTTGAGAGTTTCGTGAACTCCTTCCGCCCCGACGTGATGGAGGCCGTGTACTCGTGGGCCAGAGGGTCGAAGTTCCACCAGATCATGGAGATGACACAGGTGTTCGAGGGCAGCCTGATCAGGGCCATCAGGCGGCTGGAGGAGGTCCTGCAGCAGCTGATCCTGGCGTCCCAGTCGATCGGCGAGACCCAGCTCGAAGCCAAGCTCGAGGAGGCGGTCAGCAAGATTAAGAGGGATATCGTGTTTGCTGCGTCGCTGTACTTGTGA